From Corynebacterium aquatimens:
GCGTGGCCTCGTCCGTAACGTGGACGTTCTTGACGGTGCCCACCGAGTACACGGTGACCGCGGCGGGGCCGGCGATGGCGCGACCGGGTTCCACGATGACCTCCGGCGGCGCAATGCCAAGCTCTTCAGCCTTGTCCGCAACCGCCCGCAGCAGGTCTTTAGCCACAGCGTCAACGTCAAGGGGCTGTTCCTCATCGGTGTAGGCGATACCGTAACCACCGCCTAGGTCAAGGTAGCCGAGCTCCAAGCCGAGCTCGTTGTAGATCCGCGCGTACAGGCCCAGCACGCGCGCGGCGGCCAGCTTGAAGCCCTCCGCGTCAAAAACCTGCGAACCGACGTGGCAATGCAGGCCGCTCAGACGCACGTTAGAGGCATTGCGGGCCGTCTCCGCCGCGCGGAAGGCAGACCCGCTGGCCAGCGAGAGGCCGAACTTCTGGTCCTCGTGGCTGGTGGCGATGAACTCGTGCGTATGCGCCTCCACGCCCGGCTTGACGCGGATGAACACGTCTTGGACTGCGCCCTCTTCCCCAGCGACGCGCTCGAGGGTTTCCAGCTCAAGGTGGGAATCAATCACCAGGTGCCCAACGCCGCTGGTCACGCAGCGCCGCAGGAAGGACTCGGACTTGTTGTTGCCGTGTGCGGTGATGCGCTCGGCCGGGAAATCGGCGGCGAGCGCGATCAGCAGCTCGTTCTCACTGGCCACATCCAAGGACAGGCCTTCTTCATTGACCCAGCGCGCAATGTGGGTGGTAAGAAACGCCTTGGATGCGTAGTGAACGTTCGCGGCTGCGCCGTACGCGCGGGCCATGTCACGGCACCGGGAACGGAAGTCTTCCTCATCCACCACCATGACGGGCGTGCCGTACTCGGCGGCGATGTCGGCCAGGTTCACGCCCGCTATGGAGATGTTGCCGTCGTCCTCGCGCTTCGCGTTACGCGGCCAAACGTGCGCCGGCACATCATTGAAAGCATCCGTTTCATCGCGCGTGCGGGATTCGCGTACGCGATCGTCGCGG
This genomic window contains:
- the lysA gene encoding diaminopimelate decarboxylase — encoded protein: MLDPVLNTANLSRDDRVRESRTRDETDAFNDVPAHVWPRNAKREDDGNISIAGVNLADIAAEYGTPVMVVDEEDFRSRCRDMARAYGAAANVHYASKAFLTTHIARWVNEEGLSLDVASENELLIALAADFPAERITAHGNNKSESFLRRCVTSGVGHLVIDSHLELETLERVAGEEGAVQDVFIRVKPGVEAHTHEFIATSHEDQKFGLSLASGSAFRAAETARNASNVRLSGLHCHVGSQVFDAEGFKLAAARVLGLYARIYNELGLELGYLDLGGGYGIAYTDEEQPLDVDAVAKDLLRAVADKAEELGIAPPEVIVEPGRAIAGPAAVTVYSVGTVKNVHVTDEATRRYIAVDGGMSDNIRTALYGADYDARVINRRVEGTPHATRLVGSHCESGDILINNALWPDDINSDDFIALAATGAYCYSMSSNYNCFGRPAVVSVKDNTVTPMVRRETVEDLLAREVL